A stretch of DNA from Candidatus Binatia bacterium:
AGGTGAGGCTCAAGAAGGAACTCACGACAAGGAGTTTGTCGGCCAGAGGATCCAAACTCGCTCCGATTGTGCTTTTCGTGTCCAACAAGCGAGCCAACGCTCCGTCCAGGGCGTCGGTCACGCCAGCGAGCAGGAACAAAGCTAGGGCGGCCGCATACTGTCCGCTGGTGACGAAAATCAAAAAGGCGGGAACTGCAGCGATGCGAAGGAGAGTCAAGAAGTTCGGTAAAGTGAGCATCGGATCACGACTCGCGTCTATCCATGCGATCGGCAAGGTGCAACCATACGGCGTCTTTCGTCTTGCGTAAACGTGGCCAGGCTCGCTAACTCTGGGCCCGTGTGCCCGATGAGTCATCGAGACGAGTTTGAAAAGCGGCAAAGGGGGCAAACGCATGGCCGATGAGTACCCCTCCAAAACATTGCGCCCTGCACGAATTCTCTTGGTGGAAGATAACCCTGACGACGTAGATCTGGTTCGACGTGCACTTCAGCGTGGTCATGTAGACAATCCAATTACCGTGATCGGGGATGGGCGCCAAGCGTTTGAGTTGCTTGTACGGGAGGCCAACCGTTTGGATCGGCCACCCTTCGATTTGTTATTGCTCGACCTGACCCTTCCCGGGCTGGATGGCCGAGTTTTGCTCCAAGAGATTCAGGCGGACAAACGTTTGCGCCGCATGCCCGCACTGGTTCTAACGGGATCGGCTCGAGAAGAAGACTGGATCAGTGCCTATAAGTCCGGTGCGGTGGCGTTTTTGCGCAAGCCGTTCGATTTGGAACGTTTCCTGGCCACGATCGGCGATCTGTACGGGTACCGTATTGTGATCGTGAAAGAAGACGTTTCGTGAACGGAAAATCCAGCCTGGCAAGCGTGGTGCGCCGGCGGGCTTTGCGGGCCTGATCAAAAGTGGCCCCAAGCGACGCGATTGCAGCGGCCCCAAAACGCGAGCGCAAGGTGGAGGCACTCGGCGTAGAAGTGAAAATCGGTCGGCTTGGTCACAAAGGCGTTGGCCCCCGCTGCGTAGGCAGCGCGGATTTCATCTGGGTTGTCGGAAGAGCTGAGCAAAACCACGGGGACGGCACTCAGATCGTCTCGCGAGCGAATCATGCGAACCAAGGAAATACCGTCTAGGGTGGGCATTCGTAAATCGGCAAAGACCACGACCGGAAGCCACCCATGATGGCCCGCTGGATTCGCAGCGAGTTGCTCCAACCTCTCTAGGGCCAGCTTGCCGTCCCGATACCACTCCACCCATTGTTCGAGGCCACTGTCCTCGATAACTAATTGGAGTAGTTCCCACTCCGCCGGATCGTCGTCGACGAGCATGATCGGACCCTGGAGTGCACGGGCCGAAGTTCGCACCCGGCTCAGCGAATCGCCGGTGAGGACAGAATCTGCACTCGGGGAAAAGCGGCCGCCCTCGGCAGCAACTTGCCCCTCTCCGGCCACCGCGGCACAGGAAAAATAAAAACGCACCCGGTCAGGTAACGCGGGTTCCCACTGTGCTAGCGGATAGTGCTGCAGGAGAATTTGCGCGATCGCGAGCTCCACGGTGGGCCGAGATGTGGCTAAAGTCGCTTCTGAAACGTTTCGCTGACTGCCGAACGCAACCCGTGCCTCCAGAGAAGCGGTAGTTCCTGTCATCCTCCCCGTTACAATCAGTGTGCAGGAGACCGTCGTGCCAGCCACTGCCTCAGCATGCCGATAAAGTGCTTCGGCGAGCACGCGAGCGTGTCCGGGATCCCAATCTCGAAGAACGACACCCTGCAACCCAGTTTCCGCACGTACCCGGCCGCCTCGTTGCTGCAACTTCGCGAAGGTGTCTGCAAAGGTTGCATCGACGTCCACCGTTTGTCGCAGGCGTGGTGGTTCCATGGCTCGCGCGAGAAGGGCAAGCCGATCTTGAAGCGATTCCAGGCGCGCCGCGTTAACTAAAATTCGCTCTAGATGGTGGTCGCACTGCGAAGTCCAGCCTGTCGTGGTGTCTTCGCGCAAAGCCTGGCCGAAGCCGCGAATCGCGCGTACCGGAGCGCTGAGATCATGCGCGAGACGGTAGAGGAGTTCTGCAACGTTCCGGAGTTCCATGGGCTTTCCAGATCCGTGGCTGGGAACCGATTTGACTCCTAGCCTGCCCCGCTTTTGAACCCTGCGCAACGAAAAAATAGACGGCGCAAACTTCGTCTATACGGCCGGCTGACCC
This window harbors:
- a CDS encoding response regulator, encoding MADEYPSKTLRPARILLVEDNPDDVDLVRRALQRGHVDNPITVIGDGRQAFELLVREANRLDRPPFDLLLLDLTLPGLDGRVLLQEIQADKRLRRMPALVLTGSAREEDWISAYKSGAVAFLRKPFDLERFLATIGDLYGYRIVIVKEDVS